ACACGGTGCTGGTGTGCTCCCAGGCTCtgggggacagtggtgcagagcCCTCCATGGCCCTTGGAGATCTGCAGAATGAGTTTTCCCTGACTGCTGCTGGATGTGTCAGGAGTTCCCTTTCCTTCCTGTCTGGAAGCAGGTCCATAAATACAAACATGCTGAGTGAGGGGCACGTTTGAGCCGGGTCTGAAACATGGAATGCTTGGTGTGGGAAACCTATTCCCATATTTAATTCCAGGAATTGCCTGTGTGGTAACAGAATGTGGGTGCCTTGGAGGTTTGTGAAAATTCTGTTCTGGCTGAGCACTGAGGCTGATGGGATTTTCTGTCCAGGACTGGGAATCTGGAGATTGCAAATTCTCATCCTGACTTGGCTGAAGTGCTTTTTCCATCTCTGAGACGACTAAAACCCACCTGCTTCAGAGCAGGATGAAAAGATTATTGAATGTGTGTGAAGTGCTTTGAAAGCGTGTGCTGTaaggaggagggaagagctgCCTTCAGTCCTAAAAGCGTCTTTTCAAGAGCTGTAGAGGGGAAAAATAGGTCTCTCTTTAAAGTCGAGGTCCTGAGTATGCTGAAAGACATAAAAGAGGCATAATACAGCTCTTCATAAATATCTTAAGGTAGGCAGCCCTGGTTTGCTGGTTTGATGCTGTCAGGGGGTGTTTTGGAGGTGGATGTTTTTGAACccagagcagaaagctgcttcCAGGTCTGGAGCTCTGAGCTCTTTTGTCTGCActgatcacagaatcctggaatgtgCAGAGCTGGAATAGACCCAGAGggatcatccagcccagcccctgtccctgcacagccaccccaacacccccaccctgagcagccctgagagctcctggagctctggcagccttgggaccattccctgggcagcctgggcagtgccagcaccctcgggGGCAAGAaccttgccctgagctccatgccaagccctggcacagctccacccACTCCCTCAGGTTCTGATCCTTGTGTTCTTGTGGGATGGGAAGAGCCAGCCAGGCTTTCAGCACCCTGCCTGAAGTActttgttctgcagttttctgatGTGGTCCAAAGCTCCTGGAGAAGTTTTCTGGCTGTGTGGATTCTCTATCTGGGTGTACAAAGCTTTGCTGGTTAGACCTGGATCAAATCTGTGGAAGGTGTCAGGGACAGAATTCTGCTCCTCTGTGTGACTGGCACAGTGAGCTGCTGCAATACTGTTGGACTCAAGTCAAGTGTGGAGAAATCCTTGGGCTTATCTCCCCAGCTTTAACCCTGGATCCTGTCCCTGGTGCAGGGAGGCACTTCACCTCTCCCTTCTTCTGCCCAAAAGCAGCCACAGAGGATGGCTGTGACCAGGATGATCCCCctgagggtgctggcactgcccaggctgcccagggaatggccccggccccaaggctgccagagctccaggagcgtttggacagcgctgccagggctgctcagggtggggctgttggggtggctgtgcagggccaggggctgccctgagcatccctgggggtcccttccaatccaggacattctgtggttctgtgatacTCACTAAAACCTAAAGAGGCTCTGTAGAAGTTAAACCCCAGCTTGAATCACCCCGTATGGTGAGGGCCATGCTCAGGTTCCTCACCCAGCACtctgctgggggctgtgcctgtttgtgggagcagccctggcacaggctgggatttggAGCCTTGGTGTGACTCACACTGCAGGCCATGTTCACACTGTGTTGTAGAAGGGATGAAAAAAGTCTTTCCCAGTGCATTTTCCTTCCTGGAACTGATGTTGTGCACGATCATCTCAGCAAAGAGCTTTTATTACTGTATTTGCTGCAGCAGAAGTGGAAGCCCAAGTGTTTTCAGTATCATTTCACTGGCAGAGCAAAGCAGGTGTTCAGTGTTGGGTGCTCCAGTCCGTGAACTGGGAGGGGGCATCAATTCTGCTTTCCCCCCCACATCTGTGTTCAGGAGAATAATTACCAAAACGCCAcagtggattttatttttaaccaagTTCTGAAATTAAGAGTGAAGAACCAGTTGGTGGTGAGGTCTTTTCAGCAGTTTGGGGTTCGTGGTGATTTCCCTGTGCTGTCGGTTGGGGCGTTCCTGTGGGtgggcagctgcaggtgccctcgTGCCCAGATTTCAGTGTGGCCTCACAGGACACTTCCTATGTTTGGTTTTTCTGTGGCTGTGGGGAGATTCCGCCCCGCATCTGTCTCCCCACGTGGGGCAGTTCCAGATGTGTGAAAAGCAGGAGGTGGGAGCAGATCTCCATCAAGCCAGCAGGATTTTGGGTTTGGCACAGCTGGAGTTGTGCCAGTGCTGGTGAGTCCCCGGCTCCTCTCTGCCCGCCCAGGAGCCCTGTGTCTGCAATCCCGGGATTGAAAAATTCCTCTCTTCCCTGACATTTGAACACTTCCTTTAATTTATGTTTTTACTCTCCAGCTAAGCCCGCCGCGCCAGCGGGAAGCACAATTCCCTAATCCAGGGCTTCCCGGAGCGCGTTCTGTGCGCTGGGCGAGGCGGAGGCGCCGGGTGCCTCCcgtgggctgggacaggcagcGACAGGCAGGcccgggctgtgtccctgccctgccacctcCTGCCGTGCTCcccgggctgtgtccctgccctgccacctcGTGCCCTGCTCcccgggctgtgtccctgccctgccacctcGTGCCCTGCTCcccgggctgtgtccctgccctgccggcccgggggctgcagagctgcgcGCTGTGTGCCGGGCTGAGGGATGGATGTTTGGGGAGCCGCTGCGCACAACGCGCCGAGCTCAGAGCCAGCCCAAAGCAGCCGCAGGTGGGGAgtggggagagcaggaggaggaggtgaggagCTCCCCCAGGGTGAGGGCAGCAGTAGCAAAGAGGAGCGCGGTGGGGAGGCCCCTGCAGACGCTCTGAAGGCCGCCGAGCTGGGAGCCGCGGAGGGCGAAGGCGGGCCGGGGGCAGGTCCTGGCCCGGCTCCCACGGAGCGCTGTGTCAGCAGCCGCGCACCgcgtgctgcctgcagcccggCCGGCCCCGGCATGAACAAATACCTGCAGTGCTTATCGAGCCCGGGCAGCTCAGGTAACTCTTTCTGAAATTTTTGGCGTCCTGCGGGGTGAGGTGGAGGTTTGGGGGgtgcagctggagaggagcGGCTTGTCCAGGGCGGCTTTCACGTGGTCACCATTCATTGAGCAGGAGCCCTGAGCCGGGGTCACCTGCCCCTGGAATATGTGCACCGTGCAAAAAACCCACATTGGCTTTGGAGGGGTTGCTTTGTGAGAGTTTTCATTCCCCtgtggattttgggtttttactGAAGAGAGGATTGTGCTGGGGGTGTTGGGGTCTGTGGTTAAAAggggctgtggagctgcaggtgTCTGAGACCTAAAGGAGCTGCAGAGTTTTAATTCCAGCTTTTGAATTGTTTAAAGCCAGACAAGTTTAAAAAACAGCTTAAGTTTTGCTTTTAGCCTTTCATACATCAcagctgaaatgttttcatgtaATACACCTTGAAAGGTGCTTTTCTTTAGCTTTTAACTTTGTTTTCCAAGTGTCCAGTTGTGACTAAGTTGAAATAGTTGggcttctcttctctcttctctcttctctcttctctcttctctcttctctcttctctcttctctcttctctcttctctcttctctcttctctcttctctcttttctcttctcttctcttaaTTTTTCACCCACACTAGTTAAAGAATCAGACAGGTGTTGAGAAGATAACTTATCTGGAGCATGCCAGAAAAAGGGTGGAAAATTAAAGGACTGGTTGGTGTTGCTGCTTGTGACTGTGCTGGTTGGAGTAAGTTTTCAAGGTGAAGTTGAATGAAGTTACCAAAatacttgaattttttttctttgaaaagaagACTTGCTCTGCTAATTGCATTTTTGAGTAGATCATTAGTTTTATCCAGCACTTTACACAGGAGATGTGGAAATGGTTTCTGGGCTTTTTtgtcagaggaaaaaaaccagtcTCTGTtaagtttgttttggtttttttttttcccccaaacagAATTTAAACTTTTCCTGTATTTTGAGGAGTAACTTTATAGCTAAAATGAGAGGGGGAATGGAAAGATCTCCAAAGAACCCAAACATTGAATATCCAGATTTTCAAATGGTGAGACTCCTTCCAGCCTGTGCATGACAGGCTGTGGGGTCAGGGTGTATTTTGGGTGCCAGTCTTTGTCCTCTGCCTGTCCTGGCCAATCCAGCCAGTTGGGATTCTCACATTCTTTCCTAAATTATGGGAGAAATGTGCCAGTGGTGTGATTCCCTCTTAGGAAAATGTCTCAGACCTTGGTGCTGtttgctgttttcctgcagTGTGGGTGGGACTGTGAGTGGttctgggcagagcaggggggcAGTGGTGGGTGGGTGTGGGTGGGTCATCCTGTCCTGGCTTTTGCATCCCTGGCTGGAGGTGGTGTTGCTGTGTGaggcagtgacagccccaggtgTCCTTGGGGACTCCCTGTGAGGCCACCAAGAGGGTGAAGCTGCCATGCTCCATGGCTTGAGGACCTTTCAGATTCTTGTTTTGCTGCACCAGAGACAAAACTGCCTGTGAGGAATGATCCTCACTTCCAAAAAtgtaaaaggtttattaaaaccttatcaaaaatacaacagaagactgaatagagaaaatattatagtgccaggagcagaggatttttcccaccatgtgctcacccacacaatggaggtttcaccaTTTAACCCTTTAGCTcctcccaaagttctgtccattGGCTCCTTCTTtgctgtccagtggtggagatcaCTTCCTTGAATCTCAATTGGAGCTCAGGTGCTGCCATAGTAAATCCCaccctcccaaatgtcccaaacccaggccACCCCCTGAGAACAACACAAGGGGGTAAAACACaactataaatctataaaacttctcttaacatgtACACAggatatttgccttttaattggGAGAGTCAAATATTGCATTACTCATCAATCACATGCCCAAAGTTGTGTTGCCTTGAATAAATTGAGGAGGTGGGTGCTGCATCCCAGGTTGATTCTGTCTGAGCTGCTTTGTGGGATGTGCCCTGGTGAGTTTCCTGCTGAGTGGTTCCCTGATAACACTTCCAGCTCTGGAAGGACActctggagctgccctggctgaaTGGAGCCCCTTGGGCAGGTCCCTGGCTCAGGAGATcaggactggggacaaggcctgcagggacaggagccagggaatggctgccagtggcagagggcagggctgggtgggagattgggcaggaattgttccctgggagggtgggcaggccctggcttggggtgcccagagcagctgtggctgcccctggatccctggcagtgcccaaggccaggctggagcagcctggcatggTGGAAGGTGCCCAggaatgagatgggctttgaggtcccttccagcccaaagcattccatgatttctcactggcactgcctgccctcCGTGTGGGATGGCTGAGCTGAGGAGGCAGCTCAGAGCACAgtgcagaggggctgtgtggcTGCTCTTGTCTCTCGGTGTCACCCCTGGGTTCagcccctggggacaggtgGCCCCGCTGGCCACAACACCTGGGGaaagcagcactgccctgctgggctccaggaGGCTAAAAATACCTTGGAGTGAGAGATGACTGTTCAGATGTTTTCTCAGCCTTGCTAATATCAGACTTTCTTTTCTCATATTTGCACCCTTTTTTCCATTAAAGAAATGACTGTAGAGGTTCATGGTGTACTTTGAGGCTGTGGCACTAAATACCTCCCCTGGAGGGACAAATCCAAGGAGTGGGGTGCCCAAGGATTCTTCTGCCTCTCATGTATCTCAAACCTTGCTTCCTGCTGTTCCTTGACCAGCACAAGGTTATTCTGCTTTTAAcatttaattttataattaGATTTACTTTttcaaaaacacaaaaaaggacCACAACAAATCCTTGGACTAGGGTTGAATTTAAAGTTGAAGAAACATTTCTCTTAgctccccttccctgccctcctaACCCATTTCCTCTGGATGATTATTTGAAATGTACTATTTTAAATCTCAGTGTTAATTATTTCCAAGTGGTTGCATGTTATTGTTAAATTAATTGTTGGAAATTTGCTTTGGGTCCTGGTGAATGAGCTCTGTGCCAAAACCTGCCATTTCTTGTGTGCTCTTTAATTCTGAAGAGTAGCAGAACTCAGGCTGTTGCTAAAACCTCTCTGAAACATTCTGTTCTTGAGGCACCACTGTCCCTTCTGTGAAGTGTTAAATGCAAAGCTCAGAATGATTTTCCAGTGGTGATAATTTTTCTGCAATCACAGGGGTTGTCCCTTTGCTGAGTGCTGGCACTGTAAACACAGCGAGCCCTTAAGCCAACAAAGCTGTTCTGATGATGCAGAATAaaaatgcctttattttttccttttccaaagagTTTCCAAACAGCTTTCACCTTCCCCACCTCCCCATGAATGCACCTTTTGTTGCCAGCTGCAGGTGACCCAGGGCAATGGGtgacttcagcagcagcagggcttgaAAATCAGAAAGAGCTGTAAGATCCTTGTGTCCAGCAGTCAGCCCAGCCACCATGGTCACCACTAAACATGTCCCCCGGTGCCACATGCACACAATTTTTGAGCTCTTGCAAGGACAGGGACTCTATCAGTGCCCTGTCAGGCTGTGCCAATGTCTGACAACCCTTTCTATCAAGAAATGTTCCCAatttccaatctaaacctcccctggcccagccgttccctctcctcctgtccctgttccctggagcacagcctgaccccccggctgtcccctcctgtcaggagttgtgcagagccacaaggtccccctgagcctccttttctctaggctgagcccctttccagctccttcagcctctcctggaactccagacccttccccagctctgctccctcccctggACACCCCCAACCTCTCAGTGTCCTTCTTGTGTGTTCACTGCAAGAAATGTTCAATGTCTTTAGACCTGTGCTGGTCCCTCTGCAGCTTGGCCAGCAAAGCCTTTTGTTTGGAATTCCTAACTGCTGTAAATGTGAAAGTTTCTGATTTTTGCAGCCTttttgtcctgcagcagcagctgagtaGCTCTGTTGGATCTGGGAGAAGCCGTTGTCATGCAattgtccagagcagctgtggctgctgcatcCTGAGGTATccaaggctggatggggctgggagcagcctgggacagtggaaggtgtctctgccatggcaggggtggcactggatgagctttaaggtcttttccaacccaaaccagtctgggattctgtcTTCCACATGCATTCAAGAGCTCGAGTCCTTTTCCAAAACCTGCAGGTTTGTGTGAGCATTACAGCTCACCTGTCACACATTTGGGCtttgctgtgtttaaagcaTCTCAGCTATGTGCTGTGGTAGGcttggataaaaaaaaaataggaagacTTTTCTCTGGAATGATTCACTGTAAAATAAGTTTTACCTTCACACAGGTGACCTTGTCCTCCCACTCTTCTTTAATGTCAGCTTTGTTTACTGCCTTGCCTGTTGCCCAAACTAGAAGGACCAGTGAGGAGTCTGGCTCAGAGAAGCTTTGTAATAATCCAGCTCCACCTTGGAACTGAAGCCTCATGTCCCTCAGTCATCCTGACAgttaccaggaaaaaaacccatcagcCTGGTTTTTTTAGGTAGAATCTTGTTCTGTGCTTCTatattttctgtgctgcagtggCTGATTTAAGCACAGCTCAGTTGGGTGTGTTCTAAAGCAGTTCTGGGTTAAATATAATGGTCACTGAGGTTCTGCATAGAGACCTCTGTGTCTctattaatatatataaaaatattaacgATAATATTAATGTCGATAACTTGTTTAATATTAATAACTTGCTTTCTATAGTATTGATGGTAACCTCACCTTCTGTTTCTCAGGAGGGTTATTTCATATGTGTGAGGtacattaatttattaaaatagtTTGTACTTTAGAAAGTGTTTAGTTCACAATCCTGCAAGGAGTTGGCATCTCCAGCCTCATTATCTCGTGATTCCCGAGGGTCAGAGCAGGCTCAGCTTTCCATCCCTCCAAAAAGAGTTCTGCACTAGgagtgctcccagagcagctcatcCTGGTCACCCTGCGTGCCCAGCTTCGAGAAGGgaacaggaataaaggaaaacGTGAGGCAGAACCCCCTGAGAGTCAGAtcccaggggcagggagagccttccctttcctgctcctgggagtGTAGGTTGGCAGCTGAAAAGCTGATTTCAAATGGCAGGTGGAACATCTCTGGTTTGGAGACTTGTGTGCTTATGCCTCATcctatatgtatacatataaatagatataaaaataaatatataaatatataattatattaaatataagtagttatatataaatatataaataaatacatatatatagttataaatatataaatatgaataaacataaacacaaaaatatataaatatgaacatataaacattttatatatttatttttatgtaatatataaatatatatatttagatttcatatataaatagatattttgttttatatttatttatagattgtataatttttatttataaatattttgtgtaaatgttattttatatattatatatattatgtattaaaaattatatatttttgtatatGTGTTTTTGTATAAATAAAACCCCTCCTGCCGTGTTTCTGCTGCATTCTCTGCAGATGCCTGATGGCCAGAGGGGATGGTGCTGATGGGCATCCTGGAGCCACTTACACAAGCCTTTCATGGGCAGGCAGCCTTTGatcagcagtgctggagagTCCATCAGGCCTCCCCCGCACTTCCACAGagctctctccctgccctgtctcacAGCCTGTGGCATGTCCTGAGGTTACAAAGTGTGTTTGCATCATTCCTGCCACAGAAAATGTGCCAGGAGTTCTGTGCTGGAGAACAGCAGCCACCATGTCTGTGCTGGGGTTGCCCTCTGCTTTCCCTGATCCTGataaatttaaaatagtttggtttTCTGCATGTACAAGATGGCTTTTGTTTGGTTAGGGtttgttgcttttctttttggcaGGTCTCTAGATCCAGACTCTGTGTTCTCTGTTTGCAGGCCATCTGATATTTAGCCCTGCATGAATTATCAGACTTTCAGCTGTTCCCTTCAAATATTTGTGCTGCATTTTTAGTTCTCAGTCCTGATTTAGAGAGCATTGTTTGACTCCTGCAGGCTTCAGTGCACTGATCCTTTCTGCCAGTGTGGAGCTGATGTTTCACACCATGGGCAGAGATGAGCTGTCTGTTCCTTCTCTCTTCTTGGGCTGATATTATCTCTAACAATTCTGATAATCTGTACATAGCCTTgccttggtgctgctgctgtttgcatATGGTTTGTTCATGTTTTTGCCTTGTTACCTGCTGTTCTTCAAAGGTTTCTAACCAGGAATTGCTCTGCCCCTGGTTTGTCACCTGCtccctccccgtgtccctggctgtgctggtgtcccagGGAGGAGCACACCCTGGGTTTGGAAATGTTCTTTGTGTCATCAGTACAGCTCTCTGCAATAGCTGGAGGGGAGCTGCTTGTAGAAATAGCACCTTGTTCCTCTTGCCCCACGTTTgtggctctgagcagggctcaggcaggcCTGTGGAAGGTGGTGACATCACCTGCCATTGCCCAGAGTCCCTGTTCAATCAGGAACTAAttggtttgggaaaaaaactggCAAACCCAAAGGgataaaaagtattttctgaaaCTGCTGCCTTTGTTTTAACCCAGCCTCTTTCATTCTGCTTCCTTGGGGGCCAGTTCTGCCAGACAGATCCTTTACCTGTTGCCAAAGGAAGCTCTGCATTTATGTCTCCTCtctaaaaacccccaaacctacCCCTGCCtcccccaaaaataccccaaagcCCTCAGTCTTATGAGAATGGTAGAAACAGCTCTTTTAACACTGTCTGTTTCTGATTGTTACaagaaattctctcatctctttTAGACCTGAGAGGTTtttgattttctgttttctgtctctgctttttgtttggttctTATGCATATCCATGTTGGAGAGCCAGTTTTGTACTGTCCTTGTAGCAGAGAACAAAAAGCTCCTCTGCAATGTCAGCATCCAGAGATGCTGTGATAAAACAAGGATTGAAAACAGTTCAGAGTCAAAAAGCAGCTGTTAATGTTCTTGAAGCTTCTGTCATTGTTGGAGTCCTGGAATGGTGTGGCTTGGGAGAGACTTTAAAAATCATccagccacccctgccatggcagggacagctcccactgtcccaggctgctcccagccctgcccagcctggccttgggcactgccagggatccaggggcagccacagctgctctgggcaccccaagccagggcctgcccaccctgccagggaacaattcctgcccaatctcccatccagccctgccctctgccactggcagccattccctggctcctgtccctgcaggccttgtccccagtccctctgcagctctcctggagccccttcaggccctgccagggcctctCAGGAACCTTCTCCTGTCCAGGCTGGATGTGGAAGAGAGGCCATCAGAGGGACTTCTCTGGAAAGGGGAatgtggaaaagaaatattttgggtGTTCAGTGTTCCTGCCTTGGTGGTTGCTCTGATGGTTGAGTTGTGTTGCCCGTTGTAGTTTTTCCTTCCTACCAGCAGCTCTCAGTTTGTCATTTCAGATCAGAGAGGTTTTCCTGCATCTGCCATGAGGATCACTGAGCCTTGAGGAATATTGGAGGCTTTTGGTGAGCTTTAGGTGTTGGCATTGGGAACTGAAATCCTAATCCACAGTTTCTCACTGGAATCCTCTTTCCTCTTTGGTGGCTTCATTGAATTTAGGAGATAGTTCTGTGCACATTCAGCTCCTCTTGGGCCTAATACAGTGATTATTCTTTGGTGCCCtgaagaattttaatttctagaGCTTTTCCATAAGTGTTAAAAGCACTTTGTTAACAGATCTTTAGTCCTGGGAGTAGGTTGTACAATCTGGTTTAGTCTAGGCCAGAGAGCATCGCTGGTGGCTTTTGGTATCctacatttatttattctgtGGTGCAGAATGTGGCTTTTGGTTGTGTCATTCAGTGTTGGAGTTTGATCAGAGCAGGCCCTGAAgagatttcattttaaattttacttgAATTATTGGCAGTAAAtggtattttttctctttccagaacGAGGCTATGATCCCTACAACCCTGAGCTGCCCAGGCCCTCGCTGGAGGTGGAGGATGGCTTTCTGGCTGACATTACAGATGTCACACCTGGAAttctggagctggagctggtcaACAAGGCCATTGAGGCAGTGAAGAACGAAGTGGAGAGGGAGCAGAAGAAGTacgaggagctgctggaaaccACAAAGGAGTTTGGTGCTTCAGAGGGCTCCTCACTCATTTCAAACACACCCGTGTCAGCTGCTGGGCCTCAGAATGAGTCCTTTGCCTCCTTGGAGTATAATCCAGGGAGCTACAACTTCAGCAATAACTCAGACTACAACCCCactcctctggctgctgctggccgctCCAGTAAATACACTTTGGATTCCTCCCGCTCCAAGGGGAGCTCACTGGAGTACGTCCCCAAGGCTGTGGTGCAGAATAAAAAATACAGCAGCACTGTCACTAACAACAAATACGTGATCGACGACTCCAAGCCTTCCACAGACTTGGAATATGACCCCCTTTCCAATTACTCTGCCAGGCTGTTGGGCAAAGCCACAACCAAGGGATCCAAAAGGGAAAGGGCCTCTGATTATGAGGACTCCTACTCTCCATCACGGAAGAAGCTCTGTGAAGATCCTGATGATGACGAGGTGTTGGCCAGGTTCTCCTCCTCTGAAGATGAGGCTGAGGTGGAATATAAAACAGCTTCTGGTAGTTCACCCTCAAAAGCTGGTTCTGAGAGTGAGTCAAACGAGTTCTCCAGCAAAGAGCAGAGCACAAAAGTGGatggctctgcttcccaggagagcaaagaagcagcaaagcaCAGGGAGGACCTTCCAAATTCACAGAAAACCCTTGCCAAGAACTCAGCAGACAAGAACTCAAAGGCAGCGAAGTTGTGTTCTGGTAAGAACAACAAGGagattgaaaataaaaacaaagactccaaagacaaaacaaaaaagaagaaaactgatGTTAGTAAAGCACCAGGCCTCAGTGAGGctgggaagaaggagaaaaataaaaatgcagacaAAGACAAAGTGgtcaagaaagaagaaaaattaaaaaccaagaaTGAAGAGAAAAACTGCAAAGACAAAAGCGTCAAAGTGAAAACAGATGGGAACTTGAAGAAACCTGAAAAACAGAAGTCAGAAAAAGTGGATGGgtgtaagaaagaaaaatccaagtccagcagcagcagttcaggAAAAAGCAAGAGCGAGGGTGTCACCAAGGGCACAGAGAAAGTGGGGAGCAGCAAGAAGGATCCGCAGAGCAAAATCACCGGTGTGAAAAATGGCAAGGAAAGCTCTGGTCATAAAAACAAGGAGAAAGGGACCAAGAGCTCCCTGGAGCGCAAGAAGGACAAGGTCAGTTGTGCAGGACAAGGAGACCCCAAGAAGGGTCGGAAGCAGCAGAGTTTGAGTCACGTGGACCTGTTTGGAGATGAGAGTGGAGATGAGGATGACAAAGGCCGGCCTTTGTCCTCCTCGTTGTTTGATGTGAGCTCGGACTTGGATGGGGCTGACTCTGGCTCAGCCTCTGACAGTGACAAGGACAGGACAAAGAAGGTGAAGCGCTCCAAGCTGTCCAAGtcatcatcatcttcctcaACATCTGATGACATTGATTATTCCATCCTTGAGAAAGATGT
Above is a window of Passer domesticus isolate bPasDom1 chromosome 21, bPasDom1.hap1, whole genome shotgun sequence DNA encoding:
- the REXO1 gene encoding RNA exonuclease 1 homolog isoform X1 produces the protein MDVWGAAAHNAPSSEPAQSSRRWGVGRAGGGGEELPQGEGSSSKEERGGEAPADALKAAELGAAEGEGGPGAGPGPAPTERCVSSRAPRAACSPAGPGMNKYLQCLSSPGSSERGYDPYNPELPRPSLEVEDGFLADITDVTPGILELELVNKAIEAVKNEVEREQKKYEELLETTKEFGASEGSSLISNTPVSAAGPQNESFASLEYNPGSYNFSNNSDYNPTPLAAAGRSSKYTLDSSRSKGSSLEYVPKAVVQNKKYSSTVTNNKYVIDDSKPSTDLEYDPLSNYSARLLGKATTKGSKRERASDYEDSYSPSRKKLCEDPDDDEVLARFSSSEDEAEVEYKTASGSSPSKAGSESESNEFSSKEQSTKVDGSASQESKEAAKHREDLPNSQKTLAKNSADKNSKAAKLCSGKNNKEIENKNKDSKDKTKKKKTDVSKAPGLSEAGKKEKNKNADKDKVVKKEEKLKTKNEEKNCKDKSVKVKTDGNLKKPEKQKSEKVDGCKKEKSKSSSSSSGKSKSEGVTKGTEKVGSSKKDPQSKITGVKNGKESSGHKNKEKGTKSSLERKKDKVSCAGQGDPKKGRKQQSLSHVDLFGDESGDEDDKGRPLSSSLFDVSSDLDGADSGSASDSDKDRTKKVKRSKLSKSSSSSSTSDDIDYSILEKDVDFESDPMEECLRIFNESKDVKTEDKGRLGKQPSKEETNEEKTEDNLTTLFPGQKRRISHLVKQGNAEAPSKPVVRPYRPPTAQEVCYQRIQLAQQQAAQLVGAVQKTSLCLPGEKRRIAHVPNAALTAAAKQSLGSSKAAVGGRSVTPSNDSEAPTPPLKPCTLAGMASKTTSTIVPKRVAHVPSLQSTTLQRPVIPTEFGAKVPTNIRQRYLNLFIDECLKFCSSSQEAFDKALAEEKVAYERSTSRNIYLNVAVNTLKKLRSLVPNSPASTNKTSNKKVVSHEAVLGGKLAAKTSFTLNRSGSLRAEDLTGAALYRRLKEYLMTEEQLKENGYPMPHPEKAGRAVLFTAEEKKVIDSSCRICCRCGTEYMVSASGSCIRKEECVHHWGRLRKQRVPGGWETHYSCCSGAVGSPGCQVAKQHVHDGRKESLDGFVKTFEKLPTTDGYPGIYALDCEMCYTKQGLELTRVTVINSELKVVYDTFVKPDSKVVDYNTRFSGVTEEDLENTSITLRDVQAVLLNMFSADTILIGHSLESDLFALKLIHGTVVDTAIVFPHRLGLPYKRALRTLMADYLKRIIQDNVEGHDSSEDARACMELMVWKIKEDAKVKR